The region GTTATAATTTTCTTATTAATTTGCTCTACCTGATCTCTATTTACCCGAATCAAATCACCAATATCTCCTGTAGGCTGAGCATGGGCAGGGATAAATAATTTTGCTGAAAGTTTTTCTAACCAGGAGAAGGTATTAAGAGCTTGTTCAATATTGCTCTTTACGGTTAAGCCATATTTGTTAATTATTTCGAGTGAAAATAGACTATCAGCAATAAACAATACATCATCAGGAGTCTTTATGCCAATCATCTGAATGAAATGTCCTTTCAGTGGGAAAGCCTGTAAAGGTGTATCCTTAATCATTCCTTCGGTATTGATAATATGAGTTACTTCAGAAGGCTGTGCCTGTAAAAATTTATTTCTCATTGCCTTAAAGGGAAATGCACCCCACAATAAAAAAGGTTCTAACCATGGCTCACTAATAAAGATCGATTCTACGGCTGTAGCTAAAATATCACAACCGGTCTTTTTCTGTAAATAGGCATTTCCGCCAATATGGTCAGCATTGGAATGTGTATTAATAATTTTACTCAATTGCCATCCTTTCTCTTCCAGAAGTCGGAATATTTTTCTACCAGCTGACTCATCATTCCCGCTATCAATTAAGATAGCCTTTTTATCTTCCACAAAAAGACCAAGATTGGTCGGTCCAGGGATATAGTAAGTATTCTCAGTAACTTGCCTTAATTCCATATTGCACTCCAATAAATTATTTATTATCCCAGCAGATTTATTTGAAGAATCATTTCATCAGACAGTTATTTTCATTTGGTCATATGCCAAAATACTTTCAGGATATAATCTGGGAAAATCATTTTCTCTATTCATAGTATCCTTACCAATATGAGTAAAAATAATGTTGTTAATTCCATATTTTTTACACCAGTTAATCTGAGTTGGTATTTTGGTATGCCCAAGAAGTATTTTCCCTTCTCTTCTTAACAGGTTTGCCTTTGCTGTTGAGCCATCACCAATGTAATAATCAGATCCTGGTAAAATTTGTTCCTTAGCAATTATATCAACCAGGTCAGGATTATATATCAGAACTTTATAGTCTGGCAACCGAATTTTAAATCCAACTGCAGGACAACAAATGGAATGAATTACTCTATATGGTAATATCTGAAAAGGACCTAAAGATAATCTTTGATAAGGAATAAAAATGCAGGAATTAACAGGACTAAATTTGCCATAATCAAGCGTTTCCTGAGTCAGATATATCGGAATAGCAGAATTAGCTTCTTCCAAAGTCCAGAGATAATGATCAGTATGAGCATGGGTAATTAG is a window of Atribacterota bacterium DNA encoding:
- a CDS encoding MBL fold metallo-hydrolase, with the translated sequence MTRLTFLGTRAEVEERTEKHFYHSSLLLQVFDAHPFRLLIDYGHIHAYDLSILKPDAILITHAHTDHYLWTLEEANSAIPIYLTQETLDYGKFSPVNSCIFIPYQRLSLGPFQILPYRVIHSICCPAVGFKIRLPDYKVLIYNPDLVDIIAKEQILPGSDYYIGDGSTAKANLLRREGKILLGHTKIPTQINWCKKYGINNIIFTHIGKDTMNRENDFPRLYPESILAYDQMKITV
- a CDS encoding MBL fold metallo-hydrolase, encoding MELRQVTENTYYIPGPTNLGLFVEDKKAILIDSGNDESAGRKIFRLLEEKGWQLSKIINTHSNADHIGGNAYLQKKTGCDILATAVESIFISEPWLEPFLLWGAFPFKAMRNKFLQAQPSEVTHIINTEGMIKDTPLQAFPLKGHFIQMIGIKTPDDVLFIADSLFSLEIINKYGLTVKSNIEQALNTFSWLEKLSAKLFIPAHAQPTGDIGDLIRVNRDQVEQINKKIITYCYQPVSRERILQLLVNDYHLQLSSVQFVLTHITVAAHLSYLNDKHMIKPIFDDGKMLWVNIGVETGTVKKD